A stretch of Cloacibacillus sp. DNA encodes these proteins:
- a CDS encoding ribosomal L7Ae/L30e/S12e/Gadd45 family protein, which produces MSSVLRKLSRGEVTKVFIAQDIDEKLAATIKIALSEKNIPVEYAESSQMLGRACALSRKTAVAAILKK; this is translated from the coding sequence TTGAGCAGCGTCCTGCGGAAGCTCTCGAGAGGCGAAGTTACAAAGGTCTTTATCGCGCAGGACATCGACGAGAAACTTGCGGCAACGATAAAAATCGCGCTATCGGAAAAGAATATCCCCGTGGAGTACGCGGAGAGTTCACAAATGTTGGGAAGAGCCTGCGCGCTCAGTCGAAAGACGGCGGTAGCGGCAATTCTAAAAAAGTAA
- the rpsL gene encoding 30S ribosomal protein S12, translated as MPTISQLIRNGREEKRRTSSAPALQENPQRRGVCTRVYTVTPKKPNSALRKVARVRLTNGIEVTAYIPGVGHNLQEHSVVLVRGGRVKDLPGVRYHIIRGTLDCGGVENRRQSRSCYGARKPK; from the coding sequence TTGCCAACAATTAGCCAGCTTATTCGCAATGGCAGAGAAGAAAAGAGACGCACATCAAGCGCGCCTGCTCTTCAGGAGAATCCGCAGCGCCGCGGTGTTTGCACCCGCGTCTATACAGTGACGCCTAAGAAGCCTAACTCTGCTCTTCGTAAGGTCGCCCGTGTGCGCCTTACAAACGGAATCGAAGTTACAGCTTATATTCCGGGCGTCGGTCACAACCTTCAGGAGCACTCTGTAGTGCTTGTACGCGGAGGCCGTGTAAAGGACCTGCCTGGTGTCCGTTATCACATCATCAGAGGCACGCTTGACTGCGGCGGAGTTGAAAACCGTCGTCAGAGCCGTTCGTGCTATGGGGCCCGCAAGCCGAAGTAA
- the rpsG gene encoding 30S ribosomal protein S7: protein MPRKGHVKKRITPPDSVYANPAIAKFINCLMLGGKKSTAERILYGALDLAGSRLSIEPAEVFDKAMTNVRPLVEVRPRRVGGATYQVPVEVKPERAQALAIRWIINFSRSRKGIPMVERLARELGDACKGEGGSVKKREDTHRMAEANRAFAHYRW, encoded by the coding sequence ATGCCGCGTAAAGGACATGTAAAAAAACGCATCACACCGCCCGATTCAGTCTATGCGAACCCCGCAATAGCAAAATTCATCAACTGCCTTATGCTCGGCGGTAAAAAGAGCACAGCAGAAAGAATTTTGTACGGAGCACTGGATCTGGCCGGAAGCAGACTCAGCATTGAGCCTGCCGAAGTATTCGATAAAGCGATGACCAACGTTCGTCCGCTGGTAGAGGTTCGTCCTCGCCGCGTAGGCGGAGCCACCTATCAGGTACCTGTAGAAGTAAAGCCCGAAAGAGCTCAGGCCCTGGCCATTCGCTGGATAATCAATTTCTCCCGTTCACGTAAAGGCATCCCCATGGTGGAACGCCTCGCCCGCGAACTTGGAGACGCCTGCAAAGGCGAAGGCGGTTCTGTAAAGAAGCGCGAAGATACGCACCGCATGGCGGAAGCCAACCGTGCGTTTGCACATTACCGTTGGTAG
- the fusA gene encoding elongation factor G — protein MQGIDLSKVRNIGIAAHIDAGKTTTTERILFYTGRKHKLGETHEGAATMDWMEQERERGITITSAATTCFWDDCLVNIIDTPGHVDFTVEVERSMRVLDGAVSVFCAVGGVEPQSETVWRQADKYGVPRIAFVNKMDRVGADFFAVVDQMRKRLGAKAVPIQIPIGVEDGFAGMIDLVHKKAIIYDDSLGTEFHNAVIPPQLEEEADIARMEMIELLADYDDEMMEYYLEGKEVSLEMIKRTIRKATINLDIVPVMCGSAFKNKGVQPLLDAVVWYLPSPLDMPPVVAVDPDDITKEVEVKASAEAPFAALAFKIMVDPFVGRIAFCRVYSGTLTNGMSIYNSTTHKRERVGRILRMHANKREELESAQAGLIIAIPGLKQVRTGDTLCDEKHPVLLENLIFPETVISLSVEPMSKADQIKLAKGLEALSEEDPTFRVSVNEDTGQTIISGMGELHLEIIVDRLRREFSVEVKVGRPQVAYREAIRKPARAQGKFVRQSGGKGQYGDVVLEVEPIAEGSGFIWEDKIVGGVVPKEYIPAAQKGVEEALNNGILGGYPVIGIKVAIVDGSYHEVDSSEMAFRIAGSMAIKDAIRKADPVLMEPIMNVEVVVPEEYMGDVIGDLSSRRGRVAEMGVRANARIVKSFVPLASMFGYATDLRSKSSGRASFTMSFDHYEEVPRNVAEELLKN, from the coding sequence ATGCAGGGCATCGACTTAAGTAAAGTGCGCAATATCGGAATAGCTGCGCATATAGATGCAGGTAAGACGACGACTACAGAGCGTATCTTATTCTATACAGGACGTAAGCACAAACTCGGCGAAACACACGAGGGCGCGGCTACAATGGACTGGATGGAACAGGAGCGCGAGCGTGGTATTACTATCACATCGGCGGCAACTACCTGTTTCTGGGACGATTGCCTTGTTAACATAATTGATACGCCCGGGCACGTAGACTTTACAGTTGAAGTAGAGCGTTCAATGCGTGTCCTTGACGGCGCTGTCTCCGTTTTCTGTGCTGTCGGCGGCGTTGAGCCGCAGTCAGAGACAGTCTGGCGTCAGGCCGACAAATACGGTGTTCCAAGAATAGCTTTCGTCAACAAAATGGACAGGGTAGGAGCCGATTTCTTTGCCGTTGTAGACCAGATGCGCAAGCGTCTTGGCGCAAAGGCAGTTCCAATTCAGATCCCCATCGGAGTGGAAGACGGCTTCGCAGGAATGATCGACCTCGTACACAAAAAGGCGATCATTTACGATGACAGCCTCGGTACGGAGTTCCATAACGCGGTCATCCCTCCTCAGCTTGAGGAAGAGGCTGACATTGCGAGAATGGAAATGATTGAGCTGCTCGCCGATTACGACGACGAAATGATGGAGTATTATCTCGAAGGCAAAGAAGTTTCCCTCGAAATGATAAAGCGCACCATCAGAAAGGCTACAATAAACCTTGACATCGTCCCAGTAATGTGCGGCTCGGCCTTCAAGAACAAGGGCGTTCAGCCCCTCCTTGACGCCGTCGTCTGGTATCTCCCCAGTCCGCTGGATATGCCCCCCGTCGTCGCAGTGGATCCCGACGACATAACGAAGGAAGTAGAGGTCAAAGCCTCCGCCGAAGCGCCGTTCGCGGCCCTTGCCTTCAAAATAATGGTCGACCCGTTCGTTGGAAGGATTGCCTTCTGCCGAGTCTATTCAGGGACGCTCACAAACGGTATGTCCATATATAATTCAACCACGCACAAGCGTGAGCGCGTAGGACGCATCCTGCGTATGCACGCCAACAAGCGCGAAGAACTCGAAAGCGCCCAGGCCGGACTCATCATAGCGATACCCGGACTGAAGCAGGTTCGCACGGGCGATACGCTCTGCGACGAAAAGCATCCCGTTCTTCTCGAAAACCTCATCTTCCCCGAGACGGTCATATCGCTCTCAGTTGAGCCTATGAGCAAGGCGGATCAGATAAAACTTGCAAAGGGCCTCGAAGCCCTCTCCGAGGAAGATCCGACCTTCCGCGTCTCCGTCAACGAAGACACCGGCCAGACGATCATCAGCGGTATGGGAGAGCTTCATCTTGAAATAATCGTAGACCGTCTGCGCAGAGAGTTCAGCGTCGAAGTTAAAGTTGGACGCCCGCAGGTCGCCTATCGTGAAGCCATCCGCAAACCCGCAAGAGCTCAGGGCAAGTTTGTCCGTCAGTCCGGCGGTAAGGGACAGTACGGCGACGTCGTCCTTGAGGTCGAGCCGATCGCCGAAGGCAGCGGCTTTATCTGGGAAGATAAAATAGTCGGAGGCGTTGTGCCGAAGGAATACATCCCAGCGGCACAGAAGGGCGTCGAAGAGGCCCTCAACAACGGCATTCTCGGCGGATACCCCGTCATCGGCATCAAAGTCGCCATAGTCGACGGCAGCTACCATGAGGTCGACAGCTCTGAAATGGCCTTCCGCATCGCGGGTTCAATGGCTATCAAAGACGCCATCCGCAAGGCGGACCCCGTTCTTATGGAGCCCATAATGAACGTGGAAGTCGTAGTTCCCGAAGAATATATGGGCGACGTCATAGGCGACCTTTCCTCACGCAGAGGCAGGGTGGCGGAGATGGGCGTCCGCGCGAACGCGCGCATCGTCAAATCATTCGTTCCGCTCGCATCAATGTTCGGTTACGCGACAGACCTCAGAAGCAAATCATCAGGGCGCGCATCGTTTACAATGAGCTTCGACCATTACGAAGAAGTTCCGCGTAATGTCGCCGAAGAGCTTCTTAAGAATTAA